CAACTggccagagagggaaggaggtgaTCGCTCCCTGGAGTCTGACATGGAAAACAGGAGAAGCCAGCTCCTTCCACTCATCTTCCTCACCTCTGGCTGGCCCTGTCCATCTTACCAACCTCCCTACCCTGTCAAGATGCCCACAATATCCAAGAGCAGGTACTTAAGCAAAGGGCTTCTAGCTTCTCTCGAGCAGGCTGGACAGGAGAGGCCACTGGACTCCTGCTCTTCCTGGGCCATCGGGCTGGCAGGCGGAGCTCACTTGGAGGGTGGGAGCAGCCTGTCCTAGAGGGACAAGGGAGGGGCCGGGAGGACACTGGTGAGGGGCTGGCCAAGGACCGAGGACGTGCACGCACGCTGGGTGGAGGCGCAGGGCAGTCACAGGTTCTGGCAGCACTGCAGCTTATTGGGTTTCTGTCCATCGGTGGTGGGCGGCACACTGATGTCTACCACATTGTTGCCAGGGGACTCATCATGGGCTGCACGGTCAGCGATTTGCTTCTGTGACACAATGCGGTAGATTTCTGCAACAGAGAGGTTTTAGTGAGCAAGTTGTGTACCCTGGTGAAGGCAATTTACCTTTCTTCGGGATACAGGCTAGATGATTCCTAATCTTCAGCTTGAcagaacctagaatcacctgggagaagGGCCTCTGTGCATGCCCATAGGGGAGGATCTTGATGACGTTAATTGACACGGGCAGAGCCATTCCCTGCAGGGATGCTGGACTGTACAATGGAGAGAGGGATCTAAGCAGTAGCTTGCATGCATCCCCAGTCTCCTGACTGTgatgatgtgaccagctgcttctaGTACCTTGAGCTgtcagccaaaataaatgctgaatttgcctttttaaaaaaagagtattttatcacagcaataggaaacaaAGACAATTCCCCACCATGCTGTAAGGAGCCCCTACCATATCACAGCAAAACAGAATTCAGGGCTAGGCTCCTGGAGGTTCCCAGGCACAGGCAAGTgggcaggggcaggagcaggTCACAGAACTGGTCCTACCTAGCCCAGGCTGCTTGTTCCTTCTTTCCCCTGCAGCCTCAGAAGGGCCCATATCACAGGGACTTAGGTGCGGACCTCTGTGCCCATATGCCAGCAAGGGCTAGATACGTCCTGACTCTGTGGGGCAGGAAGGTCTGTACTGGGTCCTACACATAAAGCACCATCCTTATATCCACCCAGACCCTGGACCTACCTGTGAGGATGTTCTTGAATGCTTCCTCTACATTGGTGGAATCCAGGGCTGAGGTCTCAATGAAGGACAAGTTGTTCTTTTctggaaaagagaaaattctcTCTTGATGAGAGGAGAGGGTCTGGCTCCCACACCCCTCTCACGATACTCCTCTCAGTGTAACCCTCTCCAGGATCATACCTGCCACCTGCCAACTCAGGATCTGCTGCTAGTGTGTGGAACCAAGAGGTTGTCTGCTCAGGGACAAGAAGCTGAACACAAGCACTATGACTGGAGGAGGTGGGTGCCTGACTTCTAGATGATTCTCTGAACCTGTCAGTCTAGTTCTCAGAGCACAGTCCTACCACTTACTGGCATGTCTGCTACAAGCTCACCTGCAAAGGCACGGGCCTCGTCAGTGGGCACAGCCCGAAGGTGGCGCAGGTCACTCTTGTTTCCCACCAGCATGATGACAATGTTGCTATCTGCATGATCCCGTAGCTCCTTCAGCCAGCGCTCCACATTCTCATATGTCAAGTGCTTGGCAATGTCATACACCAGCAGTGCACCCACTGCACCACGGTAATACCTGCAGAGTAGGTGCAGACATGAACCTTAGACAGGAGGTCGGTGGCAGCCTCATGGGAACCCCAGAGAATGGCCCAAGCACGGGGCCCAGACAAAGGGCAGCCATCCTATCTTTGAAGGAGGCCCTTCAGGAATGGGAGAGACTGAGGAGGGAATCTGGGGCTCAGGAACAGAAGACACCCAAAGGCCATCAACAGAAGGAGAAGATACAGCAGCTGTGTAGGGAGAAGCACCAATGACCACTGTGCAAACAGGCCTATACCACAGATGGGACCATTTCCATCCTCTGAAGATGAAGGACCCATGATGAGGCCATGGTGAAGAAAATGCAAAGCATAGGAAGTGAGGTGAGAGGACAGCCAGGGGGCTCAGGGATGCAGAAAGAGGCAGGCTGGGTGGGTCTTAGCAATTGGAAGGCAAAATGTATGTTAAGACTGGGAGATGATGCCAGGAACAGGAAAGCAGGTAGGCTGCCTGGGTGAGGTTGGGTGAAAATGGAAGACCTAAGCTACAGCTTCACTGTTCACCCAGTAATAACCTCATGGCCAGGTTCTGCAACAGGCTGGGTGCTGGTCTGCCTCTGGGTCCCCCAGCTCTTGGGTACCCTCCTACTTCCTGATCCCAGGCTTTCTGTGCTCCAGCTCAGCCACTACACACTCTTCCAAGCCCCCATGTCCCATGCCCACACACCCTAGCCATCTCCAGGTCTGGACCGGAGCTAGACTCACGCAGAGGTAATGGCACGGTAGCGCTCCTGGCCCGCAGTGTCCCAGATCTGCGCCTTGATGGTCTTGCCGTCCACCTGAATGCTGCGAGTGGCGAACTCCACTCCAATGGTGCTCTTGCTCTCTAGGTTGAACTCGTTCCTGGTGAAGCGGGACAGCAGGTTGCTCTTACCTACACCCGAGTCCCCAATGAGCACCACTTGGGGgcggggagagaggaaagagaggtgagGATCTGGCAGCACCCACTGCTTCCCATATCCACCCTCCAAACCTACATGATGGCTTCCCGACTTCTGCCACCCACAGACATGCTGGGAACACACACAGGTAACAGAAACAGTCAGCACAGATACCTTTGCTTGTCTCTTGTCTTCAGAAGAAGACTGTCCCAGCTAGAATATGGTGACCTCCCAGGCCAAGCTGCAGGCAGGATGGCTTGAGACTCACCAACCCCATAGTCTGATAGCTGAGTAAGTCAAGAATGGTCACAGAAAGTCCTGGAGCTGAGTGACCTTGAGCAAGTTATTTAACCTTTCTGGGCCACCAATTCTACATGTGTGAACAGGAAGGCAGTTGGCTTACTTGAAAGATGGAAATGAGAGTACACAGTCAGGACCTGGCCAGCATGCAGTTCACAGGAAGGGACACAGGTGAGCATTTGTCATTATTACCGTGGCTTTGTTCAGGGCACAGGATGGGTCATTCAGTAGGGTTAATATCCACTAGAATTTGTGTCTGCTGTTTTAAGTAATAGGAAGCAATACTCCTCCCCTGCCCAtgcttctccttctccagctGCTTCAGACAAACCAACTTCATTCACCTGTAGTACTACTGACAGTTAAATGAGCAACAGAAACATGTGTTCCAGCTGCAGCCCAAATACACTCCTGCCTGAGGTCAGGATTACTCTACTCAGTGCTCCTAGAGGGTCCCATCACTATCATCTCTTTAcaaggtatatgtgtgtatggctTCCTTCAGCCTAAAAGCTAGCCTTGTAACAGTGACAGGAAGAAAaggtctctgtgtagtcctgtgcATGCCTCCTTGCAGCTGGAGCCAATCATGAAGATGTAAACCTAGGGCTGCAGCTCAGATGGAAGACTGTCTGTCTACCATGGGtcaagccttgggttcaatctccagcactgtataaactgagcgtggtggtgcatgcctgtaataacagaactgtaatcccagaactcaagaagtggaggcaggcagatcagaaATCTaagatctttaatcccagcacttgagaggccagcctggtctacatatcaaacTCCAGGACattcaaggctacacagtgagatcctgtctcaaaaagctatgcttgctccccacccccattaaaaaaaaagaaagaaagaaagaaagaaagaaagaaagaaagaaagaaagaaagaaagaaaagaaataaaagggaagaaataaaaggttATTCT
Above is a window of Arvicanthis niloticus isolate mArvNil1 chromosome 22, mArvNil1.pat.X, whole genome shotgun sequence DNA encoding:
- the Rab11b gene encoding ras-related protein Rab-11B — its product is MGTRDDEYDYLFKVVLIGDSGVGKSNLLSRFTRNEFNLESKSTIGVEFATRSIQVDGKTIKAQIWDTAGQERYRAITSAYYRGAVGALLVYDIAKHLTYENVERWLKELRDHADSNIVIMLVGNKSDLRHLRAVPTDEARAFAEKNNLSFIETSALDSTNVEEAFKNILTEIYRIVSQKQIADRAAHDESPGNNVVDISVPPTTDGQKPNKLQCCQNL